The Deltaproteobacteria bacterium region TGACGAGCGAGGATTTAGCGTTGGCACAGCGGGTACTGGCGGCACCGTCGGCGTCTGCCGAAGAACAGGCCGTGGCGCGGTATGTGGCTGCGATACTGCGCTATCGGCTGGGTGAGGGCACGACGGAGGGACGGAGAGAGGAAGGGACAAGGAGACAAAATGAGCGAGGGCACGATGGCAGTGAATAGCGAACTGGAGGCGTTGCAACATGTGTTAGCGGACCCCGCCCACGGCTATTTCTTCGACCGCTGGCGGGCAGTGTGGCGACTGACCCAATTGGCGCACACTAGCAATGGCGCTAGTCCTCCGCTCAGCAATACTGACGCCCGTGCCGTCATCGACGGACTGGTGGCAGGTCTGGAGGGTGTTCACTGGGGCGTGCATCGGCGCTGTAAGCGGGTGCTGGAGACCTTGCAGCATCAGCCGCTCATCGACGCCGTCTGTGACCTCCTCATCGAACGGGGCGTGCTGCAACTGCGCGATATCGCTGTCTCAGCGCACTACGAACCCCAGGACCCGCCGCGCAAAGCTGCCTATCTCTTCGTGCTGGGACGGCAGCAGTTCTACGAAGCGCATGATCCTGATGGGACCCTGCTCGAACGGTTTCAGCTTCAGGCTGCGGCCCCAGCGCGGGGGCACCTGCTGCGGCTGGCACGGGAGCGGGGCGAGGAGCGCTGGACGGCGACTTTATTGAAAACCCTGAAGATACGCAACGGAGCCGAGCTGAGCACAGCCGAACTCGACGCAGCGCTGGAAATCTTGCCGCCCCGGCAGGAGTGGGACACGCTGTGGGCACTCGTGCAGACGAGCCCGTTGCCGTGGTCGTGGCAAGCCACGCGGCAGTTGGTGGCGGCGCACTGGCAGCCTACGGAAGCGCGGGCGGCGGCGTGTTGGGCGGATCTGGTCGCCACCGTCGCACAGGTCGATGACCCCACGACGGTAGAGCATTTCGTCAGTCAGGAGCGGGCAGTGCTCCGGGGGCATGCGAACTGGGTCCGATCCGTGGCCTTCAGTCCCGACGGGACCACCCTGGCCAGTGGGAGTAGCGATTGCACCATCCGGCTGTGGAACGTAGCCCAGGGGCAAGAACGGACGGTACTCCGGGGACACACGCTCTGGGTCCGGTCCGTGGCCTTTAGTCCTGACGGGACCACCCTGGCCAGTGGGAGCGGGGATAGCACTATTCGCTTGTGGGACGTAGCCAGTGGCCGGGTGCGGAACGTGCTCCAGGGGCATACGGACCCAGTCGCGTTCGTAGCCTTCAGTCCCGACGGGACCACCCTGGCTAGTGGGGGTAGGGATCATACTGTCAGACTGTGGGACATCGCTCGGGGGCAGGAGCGGGCGGTACTCCAGGGGCATACGGACACGGTCGCGGCTGTAGCCTTCAGTCCCGACGGGACCACCCTGACTAGTGGGAGCTTTGATCACACTGTGCGGCTGTGGGACGTGGCCCGAAGGCAGGAGCGGGCGGTGTTGCGAGGGCACACGAACCGAGTCGCGTTCGTGGCCTTTAGTCCCGACGGGACCACCCTGGCTAGTGGGAGTTTTGATCACACCGTGCGGCTGTGGGACGTAGCCCGAAGGCAGGAGCGGGCGGTGCTCCGGGGGCATGCGGATTGGGTCCTGTCCGTAGTCTTCAAGATCGACGGAACTACGCTGGTTAGTGGGAGCAGGGATCATACTGTCAGGCTATGGGACGTGGCTCGGAGGCAAGAGTGGGCGGTACTCCAGGGGCATACGGACGCAGTTGAGTCCGTGGCCTTCAGTCTCGATGGGACCACCCTGGCTAGTGGGAGTGCCGATCACACCGTACGGCTGTGGGAGGTGTGGGACGACGCGACGACACATCACTGGCACCGCTGGACCAGTATCCCGTTGGGGCAGTTGACTGACGACGATTACACGTTGGCGCGGCGGGTGTCGCCGTCGGCGTCTGCCGAACAGCAGGCCGTGGCCCGGTACGTGGCGGCGGTGCTGCGCTATCGGCTGGGGGACGGGGCGACGGGGTGACGGAGGGACAGGGGGACGAAGAGACTGAGCGACGGAGCGACTGAGAGACGGAGAGAGGGAGGGTGCAATGGCGATGAACACGGAACTGGAGGCGTTGCAGCATGTGTTAGCAGACCCCGCCCATGGCTATTTCTTCGACCGCTGGCGAGCGGCCAAATTTCCAACGGAAGTACGCACCCAACGGTCACTGACGGTAAGGGGCTGGACCTGAATCGCTTGGTTACCTCCCCTCTAGGGCTCCTCGACCGTACAGACATAGAACTTGCGCAACGCTTTATGTTCAATCGGTTACTTTCTGTTGAACAACGAGCCGCGTGCCACTACATAGCAGCTATGCTGCGATACCGCTTGAGAGACATCGGCCGCAACGACATGTGTATATGCGGAAGCGAGAAGAAGTATAAGAAATGTCATGGACAGTGAACCATTGAAAAGGAGCAGAACTCATGGGACGAATCATCGGGATTGATCTCGGCACCACCTATAGCGTTGTCGCCGTGCCGCAAGTGATCGAAGGCGCATTCTTTGACAACATCAATGGTTACAGCGTGATCAAAGATAGCATGAAGCGACGTACAATACCTTCCGTCGTTGCTGACGACGGCAAAGGAAACATTCTCGTTGGTCACCGCGCCAAAGGGCGGGCTGGCATGCGCCCAAATCCTATTTTCTTTGTTAAGCGTCATATGGGCGAAGAACGCGCCTTTCCCCTCGCTGGGAAAGCCTGCCGCCCTGAGGAGGTGTCGGCAGAAATCCTCAAGTATCTGAAAGACCTGGCTTCACAGCAGCTCGGCGAAGAAGTTACTGAAGCGGTCATTACCGTGCCCGCGTATTTCACGATGAAACAAAAGCAAATGACCGAGAAAGCTGGCGAACTGGCTGGGCTGCGCGTCGCGCAGATCGCCCAAGAACCGGTGGCTGCCGCTTTGATGTATTCGCTGGAAGATGCGCGAGATCCGTTGACCATCATGACCTATGACTTGGGAGGTGGGACCTTTGATATCGCTATCCTAGAGAAACGCGATGGAGTCTTTTCTGTCAAGGCATTCGATGGCAATCGTTTCCTCGGGGGATTCGACTTTGACAAGCGTCTCACCTTTTGGATTATAGAACAGCTCTCACAGTATGACCTCAACCTGAACTTGGATGATGACAACGATAGCATCATCTTCAGCAAGTTCATGATCTTGGCTGAACGCGCCAAGATTGAGTTGTCGAAAGTGGACATTTACCAGATGCAAGAGCCAAACACTGGCATTGTGGACCATCGTGGCGAGCCGGTGTCAATCGAGTTAGAAATTCCCCGTACGGCGCTTGAGGATCTTATTCGCGACTACATAGAAGACACCGTGCGATATTGTTGGCGGGCCATGAATGAAAAAGCCACGCCAGCGATTAAGCCAGAACAAATCGATGAAATTGTGATGGTCGGCGGATCCTCGCGCATTCCCATGG contains the following coding sequences:
- a CDS encoding SEC-C domain-containing protein yields the protein MFNRLLSVEQRAACHYIAAMLRYRLRDIGRNDMCICGSEKKYKKCHGQ
- a CDS encoding WD40 repeat domain-containing protein — its product is MWLRYCAIGWVRARRRDGERKGQGDKMSEGTMAVNSELEALQHVLADPAHGYFFDRWRAVWRLTQLAHTSNGASPPLSNTDARAVIDGLVAGLEGVHWGVHRRCKRVLETLQHQPLIDAVCDLLIERGVLQLRDIAVSAHYEPQDPPRKAAYLFVLGRQQFYEAHDPDGTLLERFQLQAAAPARGHLLRLARERGEERWTATLLKTLKIRNGAELSTAELDAALEILPPRQEWDTLWALVQTSPLPWSWQATRQLVAAHWQPTEARAAACWADLVATVAQVDDPTTVEHFVSQERAVLRGHANWVRSVAFSPDGTTLASGSSDCTIRLWNVAQGQERTVLRGHTLWVRSVAFSPDGTTLASGSGDSTIRLWDVASGRVRNVLQGHTDPVAFVAFSPDGTTLASGGRDHTVRLWDIARGQERAVLQGHTDTVAAVAFSPDGTTLTSGSFDHTVRLWDVARRQERAVLRGHTNRVAFVAFSPDGTTLASGSFDHTVRLWDVARRQERAVLRGHADWVLSVVFKIDGTTLVSGSRDHTVRLWDVARRQEWAVLQGHTDAVESVAFSLDGTTLASGSADHTVRLWEVWDDATTHHWHRWTSIPLGQLTDDDYTLARRVSPSASAEQQAVARYVAAVLRYRLGDGATG